The Pseudomonas putida nucleotide sequence CTGCTTCATGCGGCTGCTGATCTTGTTGCTGAAACGCTTGCTCCAGGCATACGCCTGGTTGATCCCGCCCACCCGCTCGTCATCGGTGTTCTGCGGCGCGGTCGCGCGGCCGAGGAAGGCACTGACCTTGCGGTTGATACGGGTCATCAGCGGGCTGCTCAACGGCCGCTCGATGTCGCAGAACAGGATTACCCGGGTCACGTCGGTTTCGTTCTTGACCCAGTGCACGTAGGTCTCGTCGAACATCACGTCCTCGCCGTCACGCCAGGCGTATTCCTCGCCGTCGACGTAGATGCGGCAGGCGTCGGAGTTGGGGGTCGACAGGCCCAGGTGGTAGCGCAGCGAACCGGCAAACGGGTCGCGGTGCGGGTTCAGGTGGCTGCCACCGGGCAGCAGGGCAAACATCGCACCCTTTACATTGGGAATGCTGCTGACCAGTTCGACGGTTTTCGGGCAGAGGGCTTCGGCAGACGGCAGCGGCTTGTCGTACCACTTCAGGTAGAAGCGCTTCCAGCCTTTCTTGAAGAACGAACCGAAGCCGGCGTCGTTGTCCTTTTCTGCGGCACGAATGTACCCCTCGTCGAACAGGCGCATGGCCTCCTCGCGAATCACCTGCCAGTTGTCCTTGAGCACGTCCAGTTCAGGGAAGCGCTGGCGGTCCAGGTAAGGCTTGGACGGCACGCCGGAGAACAGGTACATCAGGCTGTTATAAGGTGCAAACAGCGCCGAATGGTTGACGAACTGGCGCAGTACCGGCAAACGTGCCTTGCCGCGCAGGTGCACGTAAAGCACGCTGCCGAAGAACACCAGCAGGACACCGGCCTTGGCGAGGAAGGAAAAGGTCATGCAACACTCCTTGGAGTGGAAGCAGGCCAGCGCTGCCTGCTCCCAGAAAAATCATCCGGCCATCATAAACCCATCCCGCCCCGGTAAAAACAACCAGGGCGGGATCTCACTCATGAAGATTTTGCAATAAACCAGGCCGCCGAATGTTGCGCCGGATCAGCGGCCGGGCGGATTACTGCTGGTTTTCCTGCTCGCTGAACAGGTCGCTGAACAGCATGCTGGACAGATAACGCTCGCCCGAGTCGGGCAGGATTACGACGATGGTCTTACCTTGCATTTCCGGCTTCTCGGCCAGGCGCACGGCTGCGGCCATGGCTGCACCACAGGAAATACCGCAGAGGATGCCTTCTTCCTGCATCAGGCGAATGGCCATGGCCTTGGACTCTTCGTCGGTCACGGTCTCGACCTGGTCGACAATCGACAGGTCGAGGTTTTTCGGCACGAAACCGGCGCCAATGCCCTGGATCTTGTGCGGGCTGGGCTTGAGTTCTTCACCGGCCAGGGTCTGGCTGATCAGCGGCGAAGCCACCGGCTCGACCGCCACCGACAGGATCGACTTGCCCTGGGTGTGCTTGATGTAGCGCGACACGCCGGTAATGGTGCCGCCGGTGCCAACACCGGCAACCAGCACGTCGACCGCGCCGTCGGTGTCGTTCCAGATTTCAGGCCCGGTGGTCTTCTCGTGGATCGCCGGATTGGCCGGGTTCTCGAACTGGCCCGGCAGGAAGTACTGGGCCGGGTCGGAGGCCACGATTTCGTTGGCCTTCTCGATGGCGCCCTTCATGCCCTTGGCCGGCTCGGT carries:
- a CDS encoding aspartyl/asparaginyl beta-hydroxylase domain-containing protein, translating into MTFSFLAKAGVLLVFFGSVLYVHLRGKARLPVLRQFVNHSALFAPYNSLMYLFSGVPSKPYLDRQRFPELDVLKDNWQVIREEAMRLFDEGYIRAAEKDNDAGFGSFFKKGWKRFYLKWYDKPLPSAEALCPKTVELVSSIPNVKGAMFALLPGGSHLNPHRDPFAGSLRYHLGLSTPNSDACRIYVDGEEYAWRDGEDVMFDETYVHWVKNETDVTRVILFCDIERPLSSPLMTRINRKVSAFLGRATAPQNTDDERVGGINQAYAWSKRFSNKISSRMKQFKRANPKAYRILRPVLAVVVAYFLYRWLF
- the cysK gene encoding cysteine synthase A encodes the protein MSRIFADNAHSIGNTPLVQINRIAPRGVTILAKIEGRNPGYSVKCRIGANMVWDAESSGKLKPGMTIVEPTSGNTGIGLAFVAAARGYKLILTMPASMSLERRKVLKALGAELVLTEPAKGMKGAIEKANEIVASDPAQYFLPGQFENPANPAIHEKTTGPEIWNDTDGAVDVLVAGVGTGGTITGVSRYIKHTQGKSILSVAVEPVASPLISQTLAGEELKPSPHKIQGIGAGFVPKNLDLSIVDQVETVTDEESKAMAIRLMQEEGILCGISCGAAMAAAVRLAEKPEMQGKTIVVILPDSGERYLSSMLFSDLFSEQENQQ